A stretch of the Musa acuminata AAA Group cultivar baxijiao chromosome BXJ2-7, Cavendish_Baxijiao_AAA, whole genome shotgun sequence genome encodes the following:
- the LOC103993043 gene encoding uncharacterized protein LOC103993043, with product MGNLNANLVLLMLALLLSALPLKGASNTDEYIPVTPVKYLTLANVPGGVLAGYNQCSDCRCCSTNNPSNCVTTKCCYKLICHEATNPAAICSYRPVACHCDNCI from the exons ATGGGTAACCTCAACGCCAACCTCGTTCTGCTGATGCTGGCTCTCCTGCTCTCTGCTCTTCCCCTCAAAG GAGCATCCAACACTGATGAGTACATACCTGTGACTCCCGTCAAGTACCTGACTCTGGCCAATGTGCCCGGCGGTGTGCTGGCCGGTTACAATCAGTGCTCGGACTGCCGGTGTTGTTCCACCAACAACCCGAGCAACTGCGTGACGACAAAGTGTTGCTACAAGTTGATCTGCCACGAGGCCACCAATCCAGCGGCCATATGCTCGTATAGGCCGGTGGCCTGCCACTGCGACAACTGCATTTGA